From Trueperella pecoris, a single genomic window includes:
- a CDS encoding glycoside hydrolase family 16 protein: MYAASNLEVKDPIEVAIPGGSQKGSTIRFVIKKDAKSPVKYSEVEIQASGDSFDETDAAYVAPTSAYDTLVWADEFDSPTIDESKWNIIDGMANHGAIYNRKAVGIKKGLEGDKDNGYLAITSKNYGTKEALKDAVGWDPYPGQPLNDKQTWSSGRLESKNKYSFEYGRMAVRAKVNDSQGIWPAIWMLAQDETGHDEIDVLEYLGQEPWTAYMTNHFGVLKHTYSKHHGTAGIYEAWSQKFHVYEVEWSPEKITWFIDGKQWFSTSKDCSPSCDSRHTLPMFPILETQVGDGWVGDVDYTKRWTKQDSDFLVDWVRVYQKADQDRVRFDDLEEERPANGIYRLAPVSQDNVIAKTTGDGPADNKNHFFYGGQPRYEDSRLVSADEPGEIIYKADGIKEVRLTTYYKTVPGYRDGNDEGKSIRSLLTGKLDFTVMTSVDGKKWDSHELTVRDNFVEPSPAYARHTMYVRDLPASAAYVKLMFPKVDGVTYRAGGKDVPVVSEDVQLAKVTFLQKKHAVDWTDLTPATPVKPSVPWSELTPATPVKPSVPTSPVASELAKPNKRLPNTGVAIGSLVALSAGLLGAGVVMRRRAE; this comes from the coding sequence GTGTATGCGGCGTCGAACCTTGAGGTTAAGGATCCGATCGAGGTTGCCATTCCAGGCGGCAGCCAGAAGGGGTCCACAATCCGCTTCGTCATCAAGAAGGATGCCAAGAGCCCAGTAAAGTACTCGGAGGTTGAGATTCAGGCGAGTGGCGATTCGTTCGACGAAACCGATGCCGCCTACGTCGCCCCCACGTCTGCCTACGACACGCTCGTGTGGGCCGACGAGTTCGATTCTCCGACGATTGATGAGTCCAAGTGGAACATCATTGACGGCATGGCCAACCACGGCGCGATCTACAACCGCAAGGCCGTGGGAATTAAGAAGGGCCTCGAGGGCGATAAGGATAACGGCTACCTCGCTATCACTTCGAAGAACTATGGCACCAAGGAAGCCTTGAAAGACGCGGTGGGTTGGGATCCCTACCCAGGTCAGCCGCTGAATGATAAGCAGACGTGGTCGTCGGGCCGCCTCGAATCCAAGAACAAGTATTCCTTTGAGTATGGGCGCATGGCCGTGCGAGCCAAGGTCAACGATTCGCAGGGTATCTGGCCGGCCATCTGGATGCTGGCCCAAGACGAGACCGGTCACGACGAGATCGACGTGCTCGAGTACCTCGGCCAAGAGCCGTGGACTGCCTACATGACCAATCACTTCGGCGTGTTGAAGCACACCTATTCAAAGCACCATGGCACTGCAGGCATCTACGAGGCGTGGTCGCAAAAGTTCCACGTCTACGAGGTGGAATGGAGCCCGGAGAAGATCACGTGGTTCATTGACGGCAAGCAGTGGTTCTCAACCAGTAAAGATTGCTCGCCTAGTTGCGACTCCCGCCACACGCTGCCGATGTTCCCGATTCTTGAAACGCAGGTTGGCGACGGCTGGGTCGGCGACGTCGACTACACGAAGCGATGGACCAAGCAGGACTCGGATTTCCTCGTAGACTGGGTGCGGGTTTATCAGAAGGCTGACCAAGATCGCGTCCGTTTCGACGATCTTGAGGAGGAGCGTCCCGCGAATGGGATCTATCGTCTCGCGCCCGTCAGCCAGGACAATGTGATTGCGAAGACGACGGGCGACGGGCCGGCCGACAATAAGAATCATTTCTTCTACGGTGGCCAGCCGCGTTATGAGGATTCACGCCTGGTCTCGGCGGATGAGCCCGGCGAGATCATCTACAAGGCTGACGGCATAAAGGAAGTGCGTTTGACAACGTACTACAAGACGGTTCCGGGATACAGGGACGGCAACGACGAGGGAAAGTCGATTCGGTCGCTCCTCACCGGCAAGCTCGATTTCACAGTGATGACATCAGTAGATGGCAAGAAGTGGGATTCGCATGAGCTGACGGTTCGTGACAATTTCGTGGAGCCGTCACCTGCCTATGCTCGCCATACGATGTACGTGCGTGACCTGCCTGCCTCAGCCGCGTACGTGAAGCTCATGTTCCCGAAGGTGGACGGGGTGACATATCGCGCAGGCGGCAAGGACGTCCCGGTGGTTTCGGAAGATGTCCAACTGGCCAAGGTCACGTTCCTTCAAAAGAAGCACGCAGTTGATTGGACTGATCTGACGCCTGCGACGCCGGTCAAGCCCTCGGTTCCGTGGTCGGAGTTGACGCCTGCGACGCCGGTCAAGCCCTCGGTTCCTACCTCGCCAGTCGCATCCGAGTTGGCTAAGCCCAACAAGAGGTTGCCCAATACGGGAGTGGCGATCGGCTCGCTCGTAGCGCTGTCGGCCGGGCTCCTCGGTGCGGGTGTCGTGATGCGGCGTCGAGCCGAATGA
- a CDS encoding carbohydrate ABC transporter permease: MSKNRSSAPEHSVKVWSVVQPVIAVVLAALLIGVPMWTLVVNAGKNQAEAAQLSLGLPSSWQLWENLCEVWVQADVGWAFVGSLMLLLPSVFLVLVLGSMAAWVLARRGGKMSAALYAIGISGIVLPPAVVTLVLLLRQLGIAGLPIGMIATYVGMYMSTVIFFVTGFVRTIPPSLEEAARIDGAGPVQVFFKLILPLLKPVLSTATILISLYVWNDVFYAFFVIGGRVDTLPLNLYTIASSGIALNNWHLIFAYVLVMSIPLVTIFVIFQKKIISGITSGAVK, translated from the coding sequence ATGAGCAAGAATCGTTCGTCGGCACCCGAGCATTCTGTGAAGGTGTGGAGCGTCGTCCAGCCGGTGATCGCCGTCGTGCTCGCCGCGCTGCTCATCGGTGTGCCGATGTGGACGCTGGTGGTCAACGCTGGCAAGAACCAGGCCGAGGCCGCCCAGCTGAGCCTCGGCCTGCCCTCGAGTTGGCAGCTATGGGAGAACTTGTGTGAGGTATGGGTTCAGGCTGACGTCGGCTGGGCCTTCGTGGGTTCCCTCATGCTGCTCCTCCCGTCGGTCTTCCTCGTGCTCGTGCTGGGCTCGATGGCCGCATGGGTCTTGGCACGCAGGGGCGGCAAGATGTCGGCCGCCCTCTACGCGATCGGTATTTCCGGCATTGTTCTCCCACCGGCTGTGGTGACGCTGGTACTGCTCTTGCGTCAGCTTGGGATCGCCGGATTGCCGATCGGCATGATTGCTACTTATGTGGGCATGTACATGTCCACCGTCATCTTCTTTGTGACGGGGTTCGTGCGCACGATCCCGCCTTCGCTCGAGGAGGCGGCCCGTATCGACGGGGCCGGGCCCGTGCAGGTCTTCTTTAAGCTGATCCTGCCGCTGCTCAAGCCGGTGCTGTCGACGGCCACCATCCTCATCAGCCTCTACGTGTGGAATGACGTCTTCTACGCGTTCTTCGTCATCGGCGGGCGAGTGGATACGCTGCCGTTGAACCTCTACACCATTGCAAGCTCGGGAATCGCGCTGAACAACTGGCATCTCATCTTCGCCTACGTGCTGGTGATGAGCATTCCGTTGGTGACGATCTTCGTGATCTTCCAAAAGAAGATCATCTCGGGTATTACATCGGGTGCGGTGAAGTAG
- a CDS encoding endonuclease/exonuclease/phosphatase family protein gives MKFVWAIVALAFVAAGAVTLRPDLLPGAEDWMLHTPMAHLISVRPWIALGFLGIALFFLIFSAIRAKMFGLGKIALATGVAYLVMAIFQGGTVYMRGVAAPTKLGPDHGVTAAGAGNGAVTVMAFNTLGGSIDAAEVARVAEVNGVDVMVLPETSTAEGADMVEKLAAQGLSFAQFDTGTDQYATDFESTVVLVSEALGEYRQVSPEGFPASTVVVTPADGKGPKIIGVHPVAPVRVGMEQWESDISAIYSACQAEGPFIIAGDFNSTIDHQLALGATCADGRIEAGSGGLGTWPAHLPALLGAPIDRVLHDGNNYRGVEAIEIESGTSDHRGVIVRLAPAGDRV, from the coding sequence ATGAAGTTTGTGTGGGCAATTGTGGCATTGGCGTTTGTTGCTGCCGGGGCTGTGACCTTGCGTCCTGATCTTCTGCCGGGTGCGGAAGACTGGATGTTACACACCCCGATGGCTCACCTGATTTCTGTGCGGCCGTGGATCGCGTTGGGATTCCTCGGCATTGCCCTATTCTTCCTAATATTCTCGGCGATTCGCGCCAAGATGTTTGGCCTGGGCAAGATCGCGCTCGCCACCGGCGTGGCTTACTTGGTCATGGCAATCTTCCAGGGCGGCACGGTCTATATGCGCGGGGTAGCTGCGCCGACCAAGCTCGGGCCCGACCACGGCGTGACCGCGGCGGGAGCGGGAAACGGTGCCGTCACCGTCATGGCGTTCAATACGCTCGGCGGCTCGATTGACGCCGCCGAGGTCGCGCGTGTGGCTGAAGTAAACGGCGTCGATGTGATGGTCCTTCCGGAAACGTCCACCGCCGAGGGTGCAGACATGGTTGAGAAACTCGCCGCCCAGGGGCTGTCCTTCGCCCAGTTCGATACCGGAACGGACCAGTACGCCACGGACTTTGAGTCGACGGTGGTGCTTGTGTCAGAGGCGCTGGGCGAGTATCGCCAGGTTTCGCCGGAGGGTTTCCCGGCGTCGACTGTGGTGGTGACGCCCGCGGACGGGAAGGGGCCGAAGATCATTGGCGTCCATCCGGTTGCTCCAGTGCGTGTGGGCATGGAGCAGTGGGAATCCGATATTTCTGCGATCTATTCCGCATGCCAGGCCGAGGGGCCGTTCATTATCGCAGGCGACTTTAATTCGACGATCGACCACCAGCTCGCGCTGGGTGCCACGTGTGCCGACGGCCGTATTGAGGCTGGCTCGGGTGGATTGGGGACGTGGCCTGCCCATTTACCGGCGCTTCTCGGCGCCCCGATCGACCGCGTGCTTCATGACGGAAACAACTATCGCGGGGTCGAAGCGATCGAAATCGAAAGCGGAACGAGCGACCACCGAGGCGTCATCGTGCGGCTCGCCCCGGCGGGAGATCGGGTCTAG
- a CDS encoding glycoside hydrolase family 36 protein codes for MELTPWAHMDAYPDRAVGLTIGAGSARSANVLVECFTLEYGRAFVDHRLTQSHVGAQLRSEGIEEASDLPNGWKGWFVRQKDAATGLEADVCITSPRGVKALRFTTTIRNTSATPVHLTAVSIATATLLPKSRFEDLHVRFARSGWMCENRWERRALSSLLVDISPDLHGNSARDAFRLASESGWSSGLFAPTGYVEDDAGACVGWQVEHNGGWTAELSRRHRSLGLALYGPTDLQHHWLRTLAPGEEFTTPSATLVYSDAGWDDAAAQMTAYRRALRGAGGETKLVAPVVFNDYLNTLRADPDTAKLAALIPAAAKAGAEVFCIDAGWFADERDVDWWPNVGAWTASTTRFDGGLEVILRLIRDHGMAPGLWIEPLAVGVNSPVAAKLEPLCMKRAGVTIVEQQRMRLDMRKPEARAYLTGVVDRMVGYGIDYLKVDDNYSIGSGPDEDADSPGDGLLEHSRAWAAWLAEMAARFPNLRIENCASGAMTTDYALLASAHLQSTSDLEDMAKYPFIAAGAPLVVLPEQAANWGVPQPEMTLGEVVSTLTTSLAGSLYLSGHLDKLTTDQAELVAAAVELAKAERDALPRRYPIWPTGLPAWEDEWITLAHLPGGVTEASREVREIQSDVRELPDDADGLLFVWHRPGTSGELTVTNQRFEVGKQLFPPQGADEPWGVATTDSGTMFTVPAHTISARVYRIQRKNEGPAASLG; via the coding sequence ATGGAACTGACTCCGTGGGCTCACATGGATGCCTACCCGGACCGTGCGGTTGGCCTGACGATAGGCGCTGGCTCGGCCCGCTCGGCGAATGTCCTCGTCGAGTGCTTCACGCTTGAGTATGGCCGCGCCTTCGTCGACCACCGCCTCACCCAATCTCACGTCGGCGCGCAGCTGCGCTCCGAGGGTATCGAGGAAGCGAGCGACCTCCCGAACGGCTGGAAGGGCTGGTTTGTGCGCCAGAAGGACGCCGCCACCGGGCTCGAGGCGGACGTGTGCATCACGTCCCCGCGCGGCGTGAAGGCTCTTCGTTTCACGACGACGATCCGCAACACCTCTGCCACCCCCGTGCATCTCACGGCTGTATCCATCGCAACGGCAACGCTGCTGCCTAAGTCTCGGTTTGAGGATCTGCACGTGCGCTTTGCGCGTTCGGGGTGGATGTGTGAGAACCGCTGGGAGCGCCGGGCGCTGAGCTCCCTCCTGGTCGACATTAGCCCGGATCTTCACGGAAATTCGGCTCGTGATGCGTTCCGGCTTGCGTCGGAAAGTGGCTGGTCGTCGGGGCTGTTTGCACCCACCGGGTACGTCGAGGATGACGCCGGGGCTTGTGTCGGCTGGCAGGTTGAGCATAACGGCGGATGGACGGCCGAGCTCTCCCGGCGCCATCGTAGCCTGGGGCTCGCCCTCTACGGCCCGACCGATCTTCAGCATCATTGGTTGCGCACGCTGGCCCCGGGTGAAGAGTTCACGACGCCGTCTGCCACACTCGTCTACTCGGACGCGGGGTGGGACGACGCCGCTGCCCAGATGACCGCCTATCGGCGGGCTTTGCGCGGGGCCGGTGGCGAAACGAAGTTGGTTGCCCCCGTGGTGTTCAACGACTACCTCAATACTTTGCGCGCCGATCCGGACACGGCCAAGCTGGCTGCCTTGATTCCGGCGGCGGCGAAGGCCGGGGCGGAAGTATTCTGCATCGATGCGGGCTGGTTCGCCGATGAACGGGACGTTGACTGGTGGCCGAATGTGGGTGCGTGGACGGCGTCGACCACTCGTTTCGACGGTGGCCTTGAGGTGATCCTGCGTCTAATCCGGGATCATGGCATGGCTCCGGGCCTGTGGATTGAGCCGCTCGCGGTGGGCGTGAATTCGCCGGTGGCTGCCAAGCTGGAGCCGCTATGTATGAAGCGCGCCGGGGTGACGATCGTCGAACAGCAGCGTATGCGCCTGGATATGCGCAAGCCTGAAGCTCGGGCATACCTGACCGGCGTTGTGGATCGGATGGTCGGTTACGGCATTGACTATCTTAAGGTGGACGACAATTATTCGATCGGCTCTGGCCCGGACGAGGACGCGGATAGCCCTGGCGATGGCCTGCTCGAGCACAGCCGTGCCTGGGCGGCCTGGTTGGCTGAGATGGCAGCACGCTTCCCTAATTTGCGGATCGAAAACTGTGCCTCCGGCGCGATGACCACCGATTATGCGTTGCTCGCGAGCGCCCACCTGCAGTCCACTTCGGACTTGGAGGACATGGCGAAGTACCCGTTTATCGCGGCGGGTGCACCGCTGGTGGTGCTCCCGGAGCAGGCGGCCAACTGGGGTGTGCCGCAGCCGGAGATGACGCTGGGTGAGGTTGTCTCCACATTGACGACGTCGTTGGCGGGCAGCCTCTACCTCAGCGGTCACCTGGACAAGCTCACCACCGACCAGGCCGAACTTGTGGCGGCGGCCGTGGAGCTGGCCAAAGCCGAAAGAGACGCGCTCCCGCGGCGCTACCCGATCTGGCCCACTGGTCTTCCTGCCTGGGAAGACGAGTGGATAACTCTTGCTCACCTGCCTGGCGGCGTCACGGAAGCGTCACGAGAGGTCCGGGAAATCCAGAGCGACGTCCGCGAGCTGCCGGACGATGCCGACGGCCTGCTCTTCGTCTGGCACCGGCCCGGAACGAGTGGCGAGCTCACGGTCACGAATCAGCGCTTCGAGGTCGGGAAGCAACTCTTTCCGCCGCAAGGCGCGGACGAACCGTGGGGCGTGGCAACCACAGACTCGGGAACCATGTTCACGGTTCCCGCACACACAATCTCCGCTCGGGTCTACCGGATCCAGCGTAAAAACGAGGGCCCGGCAGCGTCGCTGGGCTAA
- a CDS encoding ABC transporter substrate-binding protein yields MKTKQLIATAGVFALALSACSDPGTGKNADTKSGDTGSSEVAKWPEATAKLDGTTLKIWAAQSSNKIPAGVAKEFEKATGAKVEIVTIPDGYEQNVLTKVATGDKPDLAMWQPTASMLLPINAKENLLPLDGAPWESKYADGVLDYGGTLDGKRYAAFVSAPSTMGVWYNKEVFDKQGAKIPKNFDELLTLARDLKAKGQTPLNEMGGEWWASQWTVQVLVGDASKDGLWDKVNKNEDGFTGTALQGAIDKYASMIEEGLYNEDIKTGTFDQQARALLDGKAAMAIATNSLLSNMSSLTDAKTLNDKIGFFPISEKGNRATNHPEQTNAVVAFKTGDEKREAAARQFLTFWLTKGYQSFIDSQNTVSIMKDGKTPQAVP; encoded by the coding sequence ATGAAAACCAAACAACTCATCGCTACGGCGGGCGTCTTCGCACTGGCGCTTAGCGCCTGCAGTGACCCCGGCACCGGCAAGAACGCCGACACCAAGAGTGGCGACACCGGTTCCAGCGAGGTCGCCAAGTGGCCTGAGGCAACCGCCAAGCTCGACGGCACGACCCTGAAGATCTGGGCCGCGCAGTCCTCGAACAAGATCCCGGCCGGCGTCGCGAAGGAATTCGAGAAGGCCACCGGCGCCAAGGTCGAGATCGTCACGATCCCCGACGGCTACGAACAAAACGTTTTGACCAAGGTTGCTACGGGTGACAAGCCGGATCTGGCGATGTGGCAGCCGACGGCGTCGATGTTGCTGCCGATCAATGCCAAGGAGAACTTGCTTCCGCTTGACGGCGCTCCGTGGGAGTCGAAGTACGCGGACGGCGTGCTCGACTACGGCGGAACTTTGGACGGCAAGCGCTATGCGGCCTTCGTTTCCGCGCCCTCCACGATGGGCGTGTGGTACAACAAGGAGGTCTTCGACAAGCAGGGCGCGAAAATCCCGAAGAACTTCGACGAGCTTTTGACCCTCGCCCGTGACCTCAAGGCTAAGGGCCAGACCCCGCTCAATGAGATGGGCGGCGAATGGTGGGCCTCGCAGTGGACCGTTCAGGTTCTCGTTGGCGACGCCTCGAAGGATGGCCTGTGGGATAAGGTCAACAAGAACGAGGACGGATTCACCGGTACGGCGCTCCAAGGCGCGATCGACAAGTACGCCTCGATGATCGAAGAGGGCCTCTACAACGAGGACATCAAGACGGGCACGTTTGACCAGCAGGCTCGCGCGCTGCTCGACGGCAAGGCAGCCATGGCCATCGCCACCAATTCGTTGCTGTCCAACATGTCCTCGCTGACCGATGCCAAGACCCTTAACGACAAGATCGGTTTCTTCCCGATCTCCGAGAAGGGCAACCGTGCCACCAATCATCCCGAACAGACCAACGCAGTTGTCGCCTTCAAGACCGGCGACGAAAAGCGCGAGGCTGCCGCACGTCAGTTCTTGACCTTCTGGTTGACCAAGGGCTACCAGAGCTTCATTGATTCCCAGAACACCGTTTCCATCATGAAGGACGGAAAGACTCCGCAGGCCGTTCCGTAG
- the galK gene encoding galactokinase, which yields MELFESWTNEDGARRATALFHNRFGHEPESVWAAPGRVNIIGEHTDYNEGFCLPIALPHRTFVAYGPREDGVVNMASGSRSEWSGKREDVGPGMAKSWANYAAGPAWSLGVEHGFEAAFESCVPVGAGLSSSAAIECSIASALQPPTTDDDRHAIVRACINAENEVAGAPTGGMDQTISMFGQDGHALLIDTRDWTLKQIPLDLAAHGLEILVIDTRASHSLGDGQYAKRRAACEEACRELGVSSMRPVAEEDLAALSGELLRRARHVVTENQRVLDTVALLEAGRLEEIGPLLSASHASLRDDYEVTVAELDVACEAAEAAGALGARMTGGGFGGSAIALIRSDQREVVIDAVEKAYTEHGFGAPHFLAATPAVRAERIV from the coding sequence ATGGAGCTCTTTGAATCATGGACTAATGAAGATGGCGCACGCCGCGCCACCGCTCTCTTCCACAACCGTTTCGGCCACGAACCGGAATCGGTGTGGGCGGCCCCCGGGCGTGTGAACATCATTGGCGAACATACGGACTATAACGAGGGCTTCTGCCTGCCGATCGCGCTTCCGCATCGCACGTTTGTGGCCTACGGGCCACGAGAAGACGGCGTCGTGAATATGGCGTCGGGATCTCGTAGCGAGTGGAGCGGCAAGCGCGAGGACGTGGGCCCGGGCATGGCCAAGTCGTGGGCGAATTATGCGGCGGGACCGGCGTGGTCGCTCGGGGTGGAGCACGGTTTTGAGGCGGCGTTTGAATCGTGCGTGCCAGTGGGGGCGGGGCTGTCCTCCTCAGCGGCGATTGAATGCTCGATCGCGTCCGCGCTCCAACCGCCGACGACGGACGACGACCGCCACGCCATCGTCCGCGCGTGTATCAACGCGGAAAATGAGGTGGCTGGGGCTCCGACCGGTGGCATGGATCAGACGATCTCCATGTTTGGGCAGGACGGCCACGCCCTGTTGATCGACACGCGCGACTGGACTCTCAAGCAGATTCCGCTCGACCTTGCAGCTCACGGGCTTGAAATTCTCGTGATTGACACGAGGGCCTCGCATAGTTTGGGCGACGGGCAATACGCCAAACGTCGCGCCGCTTGCGAGGAGGCGTGCCGCGAGCTGGGAGTATCCTCGATGCGTCCTGTCGCCGAGGAGGACCTCGCCGCGCTCTCCGGCGAGCTACTTCGCCGGGCGCGGCACGTGGTGACGGAGAATCAGCGTGTCTTGGACACGGTGGCGTTGCTCGAGGCTGGACGCCTGGAGGAGATCGGGCCGTTGCTGTCGGCGTCGCACGCCTCGTTGCGTGATGACTACGAGGTGACCGTCGCGGAGTTGGACGTGGCTTGTGAGGCCGCGGAGGCAGCCGGCGCGCTCGGTGCCCGCATGACCGGTGGCGGCTTCGGTGGCTCAGCGATCGCCCTCATCCGCTCCGACCAGCGCGAGGTAGTGATCGACGCTGTCGAGAAGGCCTACACCGAGCACGGCTTCGGCGCGCCGCACTTCCTCGCGGCCACCCCGGCGGTACGGGCGGAGCGGATCGTCTAA
- a CDS encoding LacI family DNA-binding transcriptional regulator, with the protein MEEPTIRRPWYPPTLRDIARVSGASLATVSRALSPTGRVPRASADIARIAREMGYSAYAETAPHLIVFTSDVTRTGYRETLGGIMDVAREYYLNVSMAFIAGTPERRDNAVQTALHGRVDGVVVLEFDTPSTHVIEDLPRSIPFSVAGGYPGQAEEFPRAWIDDYAGAEMAAEHLVALGHRRIGYVGLPQAGHPDPRVRGWHNVLAEHNLTEFYQFGTGWSAETGKRAAEGAIAAGVTAVLCGNDDLAFGVIAGLSRAGVRVPEDISVIGMDDHPLAAATVPALTTVRLDFEGLGATAAQLALGLGPHSAPEAPKNVHIPPELVIRASTSSPKA; encoded by the coding sequence ATGGAAGAGCCCACCATCCGCCGCCCGTGGTATCCGCCCACCCTGCGAGACATCGCCCGCGTATCCGGCGCATCCTTGGCAACGGTCTCCCGCGCGCTCTCCCCCACCGGACGCGTTCCCCGCGCAAGCGCCGACATCGCTCGTATCGCGCGCGAGATGGGTTACTCCGCCTACGCCGAAACTGCGCCTCACCTGATCGTCTTCACCAGCGACGTCACGCGTACTGGGTACCGCGAAACCCTCGGCGGCATCATGGACGTGGCCCGCGAATACTACCTCAATGTCTCCATGGCATTCATCGCGGGCACCCCCGAGCGGCGCGATAATGCGGTCCAAACCGCGTTGCATGGGCGCGTCGACGGCGTGGTGGTTCTCGAATTCGACACCCCGTCGACCCATGTCATCGAAGACTTGCCGCGCTCCATCCCCTTCTCTGTGGCGGGCGGCTACCCGGGGCAGGCCGAGGAATTCCCGCGCGCTTGGATCGATGATTACGCTGGCGCAGAGATGGCCGCCGAACACCTGGTGGCCTTGGGACACCGGCGCATAGGGTACGTCGGGCTGCCGCAGGCCGGTCACCCGGATCCACGCGTGCGAGGCTGGCATAACGTTCTGGCCGAACACAACCTGACAGAGTTTTACCAGTTCGGCACAGGGTGGTCGGCGGAAACTGGCAAGCGGGCCGCCGAAGGCGCCATCGCCGCCGGAGTCACCGCCGTGCTGTGCGGCAATGACGACCTCGCGTTCGGCGTCATCGCAGGACTATCTCGCGCGGGCGTGCGCGTGCCCGAGGACATCTCCGTGATTGGCATGGACGACCATCCGCTCGCCGCCGCCACCGTCCCCGCGCTGACAACCGTGCGCCTCGACTTCGAAGGGCTTGGCGCCACTGCCGCGCAGCTCGCGCTCGGGCTCGGCCCTCACTCAGCTCCCGAAGCGCCCAAGAACGTCCACATCCCACCCGAGCTGGTGATTCGAGCAAGCACCTCCTCGCCGAAGGCATGA
- a CDS encoding carbohydrate ABC transporter permease — protein MASLSAIATRGRSYRASHPWWFLIPAYVLLALFFLTPTIYNFVYAATDWSSFKSHINPVGLRNFETLLANGALLNSLRITLIYAVGVAICQNFFGLALALLLERDTLLNRAMRVLFFIPVVMSALAAGYIWKALLDTSGGLNQALSFFAGHDVAVAWLGSTSGTLYVLILIHSWKWMGLSMLVYLAGLKTVDGQLLEAAKIDGASPWQIFTKIRLPLIAPAVTFNVATALLGSMNSFDVIAATTGGGPGGSTEVLNMFIFRTFGQGLYAQATTMSLVLFLSVLFIAFPLIAGLRRRERRMS, from the coding sequence ATGGCATCGCTATCCGCCATCGCTACACGGGGGAGGTCCTACCGGGCCTCCCACCCGTGGTGGTTTCTCATACCCGCGTACGTGTTGCTGGCGCTCTTCTTCTTGACGCCGACGATCTACAACTTCGTTTACGCCGCTACCGATTGGTCCAGCTTCAAATCGCACATCAACCCCGTGGGGTTGCGCAACTTTGAGACGTTGCTGGCCAACGGCGCGCTGCTGAACTCGTTGCGGATCACCCTCATCTACGCGGTTGGCGTTGCGATCTGTCAGAACTTCTTCGGCCTGGCGCTCGCGCTACTTTTGGAGCGCGATACGCTGCTCAACCGTGCGATGCGCGTGCTGTTTTTCATCCCCGTGGTGATGAGCGCGCTCGCCGCCGGCTATATCTGGAAGGCCCTGCTCGACACGTCGGGTGGTCTGAACCAGGCACTGTCTTTCTTCGCGGGTCACGACGTCGCCGTTGCCTGGCTCGGGTCGACGTCGGGAACCCTCTACGTGCTCATCCTCATTCACTCGTGGAAGTGGATGGGGCTGTCGATGCTCGTCTACCTCGCTGGTCTGAAGACGGTGGATGGGCAACTGCTTGAGGCCGCCAAGATCGACGGCGCAAGCCCGTGGCAGATTTTCACGAAGATCCGCCTTCCGCTCATCGCCCCCGCGGTGACGTTCAATGTGGCCACGGCGTTGCTAGGGTCCATGAACTCCTTCGACGTCATCGCGGCGACGACGGGCGGCGGCCCAGGCGGCTCCACCGAGGTGTTGAACATGTTCATCTTCCGCACCTTCGGTCAGGGCCTGTACGCGCAGGCGACCACGATGAGCCTTGTGCTCTTCCTCAGCGTGTTGTTCATTGCGTTCCCCTTGATCGCGGGCCTGCGCAGGCGTGAGAGGAGGATGTCATGA